Proteins from a genomic interval of Coraliomargarita sinensis:
- the typA gene encoding translational GTPase TypA, whose protein sequence is MNAEHIRNIAIIAHVDHGKTTLVDCLLQQSGTFRENQAVEERAMDSMDLEREKGITIKAKNTAIRWENPKDGITYTINIVDTPGHADFGAEVERVMKMVDGVLLLTDAVGGPQAQTRWVLRKALDAGLKTICVINKIDRETSRPDWVHDKVLELFLDLDADEDQFNAPFLYASAKNGFADREVDGPRENMTDLFETVVERIPPPVIEEGDFRMLVSNIDWDDYVGRMAIGRVLSGDVKQGQSIHALRKDGRKERVKITKLKTFSGLATDDVTEAVAGDIVGLAGFDDVDIGDTLAATPEAEALPFVEIDPATVQMEFSVNNGPLAGKDGKKVTSRQIRERLIRETQSNISISIEDTDDGTRFLVNARGAMQIAVLVETMRREGFEVLVSRPTVLYKEIDGTRCEPFEQVWVEVPEDQLGGVMENLSKRKGKVTNMEHHNAGVTVEAEVPTRGLIGFESDLVTMTSGHGVMSHSFLEYRPHCGEIITRQTGTLVSMEQGKAMPYALDMIQNRGKLFVGPGEEVYGGMVVGENPRKEDMPVNPAKAKQLDNMRASGSDKGIQLAPPVKFSLERAIEYIAPDELVEATPNFLRMRKRELDENKRRKMAKAAKG, encoded by the coding sequence GTGAACGCCGAACACATCCGTAACATCGCCATCATCGCGCACGTCGACCATGGCAAGACCACACTTGTCGATTGCCTGCTCCAGCAAAGCGGAACTTTCCGCGAGAACCAGGCCGTCGAAGAACGTGCCATGGACTCAATGGATCTCGAGCGTGAAAAGGGCATCACCATCAAGGCGAAGAATACCGCAATTCGATGGGAGAATCCCAAGGACGGAATCACCTACACCATCAACATCGTCGACACTCCCGGGCACGCCGACTTCGGTGCCGAGGTTGAACGTGTCATGAAAATGGTCGACGGCGTGCTGCTCTTGACCGATGCCGTGGGCGGCCCTCAGGCCCAGACCCGCTGGGTGCTGCGCAAGGCACTCGATGCCGGGCTCAAGACCATCTGCGTGATCAACAAGATCGACCGCGAGACCTCCCGCCCTGACTGGGTACACGACAAGGTGCTGGAACTCTTCCTCGACCTCGATGCGGATGAAGATCAGTTTAACGCGCCATTCCTCTATGCTTCCGCTAAGAACGGCTTTGCCGACCGCGAGGTGGACGGACCACGCGAGAACATGACCGACCTCTTTGAGACCGTGGTCGAGCGCATCCCGCCCCCGGTTATCGAAGAAGGCGACTTCCGCATGTTGGTTTCGAATATCGACTGGGACGATTATGTCGGTCGTATGGCGATCGGACGCGTTCTTTCAGGTGATGTCAAACAGGGCCAAAGTATCCACGCGCTCCGTAAGGACGGCCGGAAAGAGCGTGTCAAAATCACCAAATTGAAGACTTTCTCCGGGCTCGCGACAGATGACGTGACGGAGGCTGTTGCCGGCGATATCGTCGGTTTGGCCGGGTTCGACGATGTTGATATCGGTGACACACTCGCGGCTACGCCCGAGGCCGAAGCCCTCCCCTTCGTGGAAATCGACCCGGCTACCGTGCAGATGGAGTTTTCCGTCAACAACGGCCCGCTTGCCGGCAAGGACGGCAAAAAAGTCACTTCCCGCCAGATTCGCGAGCGTCTCATCCGCGAAACGCAGTCGAATATCTCCATTTCCATCGAAGATACCGACGATGGCACGCGCTTCCTCGTCAACGCGCGCGGCGCCATGCAGATCGCGGTGCTGGTCGAGACAATGCGGCGCGAAGGCTTTGAAGTCCTCGTCTCCCGCCCCACCGTACTTTACAAGGAAATCGACGGTACCCGCTGCGAACCTTTCGAACAGGTTTGGGTGGAAGTCCCGGAAGATCAACTCGGCGGGGTCATGGAAAACCTTTCCAAGCGCAAAGGCAAGGTCACCAACATGGAGCACCATAATGCCGGCGTGACGGTCGAGGCCGAGGTCCCCACCCGCGGCCTCATCGGCTTCGAAAGCGACCTGGTCACCATGACCTCCGGCCACGGTGTCATGAGCCACTCCTTCCTCGAATATCGCCCGCACTGCGGCGAAATTATCACGCGCCAGACCGGAACTCTTGTCAGTATGGAGCAAGGCAAAGCCATGCCCTACGCCCTGGATATGATTCAGAACCGCGGAAAGCTCTTCGTCGGCCCCGGCGAGGAAGTTTACGGCGGCATGGTGGTCGGCGAAAACCCGCGCAAAGAGGACATGCCGGTCAATCCCGCCAAAGCCAAGCAACTGGACAACATGCGGGCCTCCGGTTCGGATAAGGGCATTCAGCTCGCCCCGCCGGTTAAATTCTCTCTGGAGCGTGCCATCGAGTACATCGCCCCGGACGAACTCGTCGAAGCAACGCCCAACTTCTTGAGAATGCGCAAACGCGAACTCGACGAAAACAAGCGCCGGAAGATGGCTAAAGCGGCCAAGGGATAA
- a CDS encoding histidine phosphatase family protein produces MIRNLNIFRVFSSAVLLAAFCFVGVNAQSAGHENSLAGTGRVLLIRHALAPGFGDPAEFKLGDCSTQRNLNETGRKQAVAMGEWLRSKGIDEAEIYSSEWCRCIETAELMKLGHVHEMPALNSFFQQRSKKKERMAALREFLAKQPLNEKLLIMVTHQVTITALTGIVPASGEGVVLILDGEGQFTVGPEVDFR; encoded by the coding sequence GTGATTAGAAATCTTAATATCTTCCGCGTCTTTTCGTCAGCCGTTCTATTGGCTGCTTTCTGCTTCGTCGGGGTGAATGCACAGTCGGCGGGCCACGAAAATTCCCTTGCCGGTACGGGCCGGGTTCTACTCATACGTCACGCACTGGCCCCTGGATTTGGAGATCCGGCCGAATTCAAGCTGGGTGACTGCTCAACCCAGCGAAACCTCAACGAAACGGGGCGCAAACAGGCAGTTGCGATGGGAGAATGGCTGCGGAGTAAGGGTATTGATGAGGCTGAAATATACAGCAGTGAGTGGTGTCGTTGTATAGAAACGGCAGAGTTGATGAAGCTTGGGCATGTACATGAAATGCCCGCGCTGAATTCTTTTTTTCAGCAGCGCTCGAAAAAGAAAGAACGCATGGCTGCCCTGAGGGAATTTTTGGCCAAACAGCCCTTAAATGAGAAACTGCTTATAATGGTGACGCACCAGGTTACGATAACTGCTTTGACAGGTATTGTCCCCGCTTCGGGCGAGGGTGTGGTGCTCATTCTCGACGGGGAAGGTCAATTTACCGTTGGGCCGGAAGTCGATTTTCGCTGA
- a CDS encoding sensor histidine kinase: MDFGDIRASELLDTLQVGVVVHSCDTSVLYANPKALELLRLTKAQALGVSAFDPLWRFLDQYGKKMPNEDYPVNQVVASKSALKDLQAGICDSSGRITWVNCNAYPELRPDGEIDRIIVNFIDITEQKESIPFKDIVTLSHDSIIVTDAKASDESGLKIVYANQAFYDFTGYTEDEVIGNSPRMLHGDKTDPESRKRIEEAITQKKPVRLTLINYHKDGTPFWNEVSIFPLKNKYGEVTHFVGIERDVTARKERENEANITNKKLHNRNLELKKINDQKNQILGIVAHDLRNPLYALTTSFELIGEFVDRNDPELFGIIDSSINNMNKIIEDLVESQALHSGDTEPSKEPHELDELIHEVTRLNHQNARKKGIFIRVKVPEQITASFDYGKLHRALDNLLSNAVKFSPNQSEVTIGCEMIDADTIRLYVRDNGPGLTDDDKTKVFGPFQRLSAQPTGDEPSTGLGLSIVKRIAELHGGDAGVISEYLKGAKFYLDLPR, from the coding sequence ATGGACTTCGGCGATATTCGCGCAAGCGAACTGCTGGACACTTTACAAGTAGGTGTTGTTGTCCACTCGTGCGACACCTCGGTCCTCTATGCGAACCCCAAAGCACTGGAGTTGTTACGCTTGACGAAAGCTCAGGCGCTCGGGGTCTCCGCATTTGATCCCTTATGGCGCTTCCTGGACCAGTATGGGAAAAAGATGCCTAACGAGGACTACCCGGTGAATCAGGTCGTGGCCAGCAAATCAGCTTTGAAGGACTTACAGGCCGGGATTTGCGATTCTTCCGGCAGGATTACCTGGGTGAACTGCAATGCCTATCCCGAACTTCGACCCGATGGAGAGATCGACCGCATTATCGTCAATTTCATCGATATTACAGAACAGAAGGAGTCTATTCCATTTAAAGATATCGTCACCCTTTCCCATGATTCAATAATCGTCACCGATGCAAAGGCTTCCGATGAGTCAGGCCTTAAAATCGTCTACGCCAACCAGGCGTTCTACGACTTTACCGGTTACACCGAAGATGAAGTTATCGGGAATAGCCCACGTATGCTGCACGGAGACAAAACCGACCCTGAATCACGTAAAAGAATCGAAGAAGCCATTACGCAAAAGAAACCCGTCCGCCTGACTTTAATTAATTACCATAAGGATGGCACGCCGTTTTGGAATGAGGTCAGTATCTTCCCCTTGAAAAACAAATATGGTGAGGTGACTCACTTCGTGGGAATTGAGCGCGATGTTACCGCCCGAAAAGAACGGGAAAACGAGGCAAATATAACCAATAAAAAACTGCATAACCGCAACCTGGAGCTCAAAAAGATCAACGATCAGAAAAATCAGATTCTGGGAATTGTCGCGCATGACCTGCGAAACCCGCTTTACGCACTCACAACCTCCTTCGAATTGATCGGCGAATTTGTTGACCGCAACGACCCTGAGTTGTTTGGCATCATCGACAGCTCAATCAACAATATGAATAAGATCATCGAGGACCTGGTGGAAAGTCAGGCACTGCACTCCGGAGATACCGAACCGTCGAAGGAGCCTCATGAACTGGACGAATTAATTCACGAGGTGACTCGACTGAATCATCAGAACGCCCGAAAAAAAGGCATCTTTATCCGGGTCAAGGTTCCCGAGCAGATCACTGCATCATTTGACTACGGGAAACTACACCGTGCCTTGGACAACCTACTAAGTAATGCCGTGAAATTCTCTCCGAATCAGTCCGAGGTCACGATCGGGTGTGAAATGATTGATGCGGACACGATCCGGCTCTACGTGCGTGATAATGGACCGGGACTGACAGATGACGACAAAACCAAGGTTTTCGGCCCCTTCCAGCGACTCTCCGCACAACCGACAGGCGATGAACCGTCGACTGGCCTCGGGCTCTCCATCGTCAAAAGGATCGCCGAACTCCATGGAGGCGACGCCGGCGTGATAAGCGAGTATCTCAAAGGGGCTAAATTTTACCTGGATCTGCCGAGATAA
- a CDS encoding mechanosensitive ion channel family protein, whose protein sequence is MAEPLPTDPTQVSPNPNAVEGSGEPALPDIEAEPLSLDRAVELLSDKMVNWSDSAIALLPNLVVAVVIFILFYAIGSVAGRAAMKAFNRTFDSNAVASLLAALVKTLIVAIGLFIALDLVGLQKAVVSLLAGAGILGLAIGFAFQDLAENLLAGLLLSIRKPCVPGDLISSNGHLGFVQQLNLRNTIIRNFSGQVIYIPNKEVFKSVLENYSKSGERRIDIAVGVSYGEDLDQVTETLKSAVSGLDFLREDTEASVYALEYGDSSINFTVRYWIDYPDGKVGYFDAIDAGVKAIKRAFDEADILIPFPIRTLDFDAKGGIKLAESLQTVMDHKAKESKGQKAGDQA, encoded by the coding sequence ATGGCTGAACCACTACCGACAGACCCGACACAAGTATCGCCCAACCCGAACGCCGTTGAAGGGAGCGGCGAGCCCGCTCTTCCGGACATCGAAGCAGAGCCGCTGTCTTTGGACCGCGCCGTCGAACTACTCAGCGACAAAATGGTGAACTGGTCTGATTCGGCGATCGCACTCCTGCCCAACCTGGTCGTTGCGGTGGTTATTTTCATTCTCTTCTACGCAATCGGTTCGGTTGCCGGACGGGCGGCGATGAAGGCATTCAACCGCACATTCGATTCCAATGCAGTCGCCAGTCTGCTGGCCGCTCTGGTCAAAACATTGATCGTCGCGATCGGGCTTTTTATCGCCCTTGACCTCGTCGGCCTGCAAAAAGCGGTTGTTTCGCTTCTGGCCGGTGCAGGCATCCTCGGGCTGGCTATCGGTTTCGCCTTCCAGGATCTGGCTGAAAACTTACTCGCGGGCCTGCTTTTGAGTATCCGCAAACCCTGCGTCCCCGGAGACCTCATTTCCTCCAACGGGCACCTGGGCTTCGTACAGCAGCTCAACCTGAGAAATACGATCATTCGCAACTTTTCCGGACAGGTAATCTACATCCCGAACAAAGAGGTCTTCAAATCCGTCTTGGAGAACTATTCAAAATCGGGCGAGCGGCGTATCGATATTGCGGTCGGCGTCTCCTACGGCGAGGACCTCGACCAGGTCACGGAAACGTTGAAAAGTGCTGTCTCCGGCCTCGACTTCCTGAGAGAAGATACCGAGGCGAGCGTGTATGCCCTCGAATATGGCGACAGCTCCATCAATTTTACGGTCCGCTACTGGATCGACTACCCGGACGGCAAAGTCGGGTATTTTGATGCCATCGACGCAGGTGTCAAAGCGATCAAGCGTGCTTTCGACGAAGCCGACATCCTGATCCCATTCCCGATCCGAACCTTGGACTTCGACGCCAAAGGCGGTATCAAGCTGGCCGAATCCCTGCAAACAGTCATGGACCACAAGGCAAAGGAAAGCAAAGGACAGAAAGCGGGCGACCAGGCCTGA
- a CDS encoding low molecular weight protein-tyrosine-phosphatase, which yields MKRILFLCMGNICRSPAAHCVFQHMVDEAGLSEEFEIESAGTIGFHAGNPPDRRMQEVMRTRGIPVIGRSKQLDSFDMEHYDLILAMDKDNFEGATVLARGDAQRAKVKLFCDYCSEHSETEVPDPYYGGENGFEHVMDLIEDGCRGLLENLIRSK from the coding sequence ATGAAACGCATCCTTTTTCTCTGTATGGGTAACATTTGCCGCTCGCCGGCGGCACACTGTGTCTTCCAGCACATGGTGGACGAAGCCGGGCTCAGCGAAGAATTCGAAATTGAATCAGCCGGCACGATCGGTTTTCACGCCGGCAATCCGCCCGACAGGCGTATGCAAGAGGTAATGCGCACGAGAGGCATTCCCGTCATCGGCCGTTCCAAACAACTCGATAGCTTCGACATGGAACATTACGACCTCATCCTCGCCATGGATAAGGACAATTTCGAAGGGGCCACCGTGCTCGCCCGGGGTGACGCGCAGCGCGCCAAAGTTAAACTTTTCTGCGACTACTGCAGCGAACACTCCGAGACCGAAGTGCCCGACCCCTACTACGGTGGTGAAAACGGCTTTGAACATGTGATGGACCTGATTGAGGACGGCTGCCGCGGACTGCTGGAAAACCTAATCCGAAGTAAATAA
- the dusB gene encoding tRNA dihydrouridine synthase DusB — protein sequence MLPWFQNDQFPLYLAPMARFTDIVFRDFCKRQGADVMVTEFVQADALNREDPKLWETVDFTEEQRPMGVQIFGSNPETMGQAARLLTDRLRPDFIDINFGCPADRVVCMDAGSSMLRNPGKLGAVVAGVVKAVPETPVTAKIRTGWDDDTIVAKEVGHIVESEGARALAIHGRTKVQGYRGDANWPVIAEVAEALSIPVIGNGNISSAEDVIRIRETTRCAGLMIGRAALGYPWIFRDIKHTLKHGTVPESPTIEERWATIIDYTRQIMARPFREQRHTDLRWMRPKLIALTKGIYGSRRIRGALTQVVQIEDLERVAQEHIEQFANVEN from the coding sequence GTGCTTCCCTGGTTCCAGAACGATCAATTCCCGCTCTACCTCGCTCCGATGGCGCGGTTCACGGACATCGTGTTTCGCGATTTTTGCAAGCGACAGGGCGCGGATGTCATGGTCACCGAATTCGTCCAGGCGGATGCCCTCAACCGGGAGGACCCGAAACTTTGGGAGACCGTCGATTTTACGGAGGAGCAACGTCCCATGGGCGTGCAGATTTTCGGATCGAATCCCGAGACCATGGGGCAAGCCGCACGGCTTCTGACCGACCGCCTGCGACCCGATTTCATCGATATCAACTTCGGCTGCCCGGCGGATCGTGTCGTGTGCATGGATGCCGGCTCCTCCATGCTCCGAAATCCCGGCAAGCTCGGTGCCGTCGTTGCCGGTGTGGTCAAAGCGGTACCGGAAACCCCCGTCACCGCCAAGATTCGTACCGGCTGGGATGATGACACCATCGTCGCCAAAGAAGTCGGGCATATTGTCGAGAGTGAAGGCGCCCGCGCTCTTGCGATCCACGGCCGCACCAAGGTGCAGGGCTACCGGGGCGACGCCAACTGGCCCGTCATTGCGGAGGTAGCGGAAGCGCTCAGCATCCCGGTCATTGGGAACGGCAATATATCCAGCGCAGAGGACGTCATCCGCATCCGGGAGACCACACGATGCGCGGGGCTTATGATCGGCCGGGCCGCTCTGGGCTATCCCTGGATTTTCCGCGATATCAAACACACGCTCAAGCACGGCACCGTCCCCGAGTCACCCACCATTGAAGAACGCTGGGCCACGATTATCGACTATACCCGCCAGATCATGGCCCGCCCTTTCCGCGAACAACGTCACACCGACCTGCGCTGGATGCGGCCCAAGCTCATCGCGTTGACCAAAGGTATTTACGGCTCCCGCCGGATCCGTGGCGCCCTCACACAAGTCGTGCAGATCGAAGACCTCGAGCGCGTCGCCCAAGAGCATATTGAACAGTTTGCGAACGTCGAAAATTGA
- a CDS encoding DUF6159 family protein: protein MIFRTWSRSWEFAKLSYSTLFDHKHLMVFPAISTTATILVLMSFLLPLEMTGQLDTWLASIDSEASGSEDPTMYVTAFLFYFCNYFCIVFFNTALIASVMDIFEGGQGRIGFGLKFAMKRIHAIFGWALVSACVGMILNALERNDKIGRIVASLLGSAWTALTYFVIPVIVAEGLGPVAAIKSSMNTLKKEWGTALMGNFSMGTFGFLLMLPVIGIGIVLGLYVSIPVALAICVPLGILAVLFSATADAVFKAYLYSFATGKTLPDNVDTLSMRGAFSQR, encoded by the coding sequence ATGATATTTCGTACTTGGTCACGTTCCTGGGAGTTCGCCAAGCTCAGCTACAGCACGCTTTTCGACCACAAGCATTTGATGGTTTTCCCCGCCATCTCGACGACGGCTACGATTCTCGTCCTGATGAGTTTTCTACTCCCTCTGGAGATGACAGGGCAGCTGGATACGTGGCTGGCCAGTATCGATAGTGAGGCATCGGGTTCCGAAGACCCGACGATGTATGTCACCGCCTTTCTTTTTTATTTCTGTAATTACTTCTGCATCGTCTTCTTCAATACAGCCCTGATCGCTTCGGTGATGGATATCTTCGAAGGCGGACAGGGGAGGATCGGTTTCGGGCTCAAGTTCGCCATGAAACGGATTCACGCCATCTTCGGTTGGGCTTTGGTTTCCGCCTGTGTGGGCATGATTCTTAATGCTCTGGAGCGGAATGATAAGATCGGGCGGATTGTCGCCAGCTTGCTCGGCTCAGCCTGGACGGCCCTGACTTATTTCGTCATTCCCGTCATCGTGGCCGAAGGCCTCGGCCCTGTAGCCGCCATCAAAAGTTCGATGAATACGCTGAAAAAAGAGTGGGGCACCGCCCTGATGGGGAACTTCTCAATGGGTACCTTCGGCTTCCTTCTTATGCTGCCGGTTATCGGAATCGGTATCGTACTCGGCCTGTACGTGAGCATCCCTGTGGCCCTGGCCATTTGCGTGCCTCTGGGGATTCTCGCCGTTCTTTTCAGTGCTACCGCGGATGCCGTATTTAAGGCCTATCTCTACAGCTTCGCCACGGGCAAGACACTGCCTGACAATGTGGACACCCTGTCTATGCGGGGTGCCTTTTCGCAGAGGTAG
- a CDS encoding beta-galactosidase, with translation MVLKHWIFSLLFCVLLSSYAGASEEKFFPEQGSHFGVFYYPEHWPEEQWERDIKRVAELGFDFIHYNEFAWARLEPEEGKFDFNWLDKVIALADENGLKVILCTPSPCPPAWLATKHPEILAMDAEGDRLQHSGSRLTGSLANPIYQKYVDRIVTLLAERYAKDDRVWGWQIGNEPHIQVGSDYSPSAIKAFREWLKDKYGTIEALNEAWGAAFWSYTLNDFSQVNVPTSNPHVYLDFETYTSEEIARDLSDQAEIIRAHGDGSQWITTNYAYFKGLKNVDPFLTRDTLDFASHTMYISHNISLDSGDSLAHRLGAGMEFSMGTEIAASVSGYTGIMELQPGQINWGRFNAIPLPGAVRMWVWHAFGMGERFVCTYRFRQPLYGLEQFHSGIMQTDGVSVNFNGKDFVQAVNEINDFEDQLDPEATHPFVENTRTGYLWSQRNVMDIERYPHNRAWDTWQHLYTWYQGLKRMAVDVVFLQPDDTFDPEETPFLVVPSYQMMSRELIDKLERYAKQGGHLIMSTRSGLKDDRGHLWEAKKQEPVWPLVGGEIPFYDHLPANRPGTVAFEGEAYPWHLWGTVVEPYAETEVWGSFADQFYEGSAAITHQDYGKGSSTYVGTWSEDSEMEYDVLRKLYSRYAGDLPFDLPPYVFADFRDGFWVGVNYTDQTYTLPTARQTKFVIGEKELPPGGVSVWKE, from the coding sequence ATGGTTTTAAAGCACTGGATATTCTCACTTCTTTTTTGCGTTTTGTTGTCTTCGTATGCGGGGGCCTCGGAAGAAAAGTTCTTCCCGGAGCAAGGCTCGCACTTCGGGGTCTTTTACTATCCGGAGCACTGGCCTGAAGAACAGTGGGAGCGGGATATCAAGCGCGTCGCCGAACTCGGATTCGATTTTATTCATTACAACGAGTTTGCCTGGGCCCGGCTGGAACCGGAGGAGGGCAAATTCGACTTCAACTGGCTGGACAAAGTGATCGCTCTGGCTGATGAGAACGGGCTCAAGGTTATTCTTTGCACACCGTCTCCCTGCCCGCCCGCTTGGTTGGCCACGAAGCATCCCGAGATCCTCGCGATGGATGCCGAGGGCGATCGGCTGCAGCACAGCGGCTCCCGGCTGACCGGGTCGCTGGCCAACCCGATCTACCAAAAGTATGTGGACCGCATTGTGACTTTGCTCGCCGAACGCTACGCCAAGGATGACCGGGTCTGGGGATGGCAGATCGGGAATGAGCCCCATATTCAGGTTGGCTCCGATTATAGTCCCTCCGCCATCAAGGCCTTTCGCGAGTGGTTAAAGGACAAATACGGTACTATCGAAGCGCTCAATGAAGCATGGGGCGCGGCCTTTTGGAGCTACACGCTCAATGACTTCAGTCAGGTCAACGTCCCGACCTCCAATCCCCATGTCTATCTGGATTTTGAGACCTACACATCAGAGGAGATCGCGCGCGATTTGAGTGATCAGGCCGAGATTATTCGTGCCCACGGTGACGGCAGCCAGTGGATCACGACGAACTATGCCTACTTCAAGGGCTTGAAAAACGTGGATCCATTCCTGACTCGTGACACCCTCGATTTTGCCAGCCATACCATGTATATCTCCCACAACATCTCCCTCGATTCGGGTGATTCGCTCGCGCACCGCTTGGGTGCCGGCATGGAGTTCAGTATGGGGACCGAGATCGCGGCTTCCGTCAGTGGCTACACCGGCATCATGGAGCTGCAGCCCGGCCAGATCAACTGGGGGCGCTTTAATGCCATTCCTTTACCCGGGGCCGTGCGCATGTGGGTCTGGCACGCCTTCGGGATGGGGGAGCGCTTTGTTTGCACCTACCGTTTTCGTCAGCCGCTCTACGGTTTGGAGCAGTTTCACAGCGGGATCATGCAGACCGATGGGGTGAGCGTTAATTTCAACGGTAAGGATTTCGTACAAGCCGTTAACGAAATCAACGACTTTGAAGATCAGCTCGATCCGGAAGCGACCCATCCCTTTGTTGAAAACACCCGAACCGGATACCTCTGGAGTCAGCGCAATGTCATGGACATTGAGCGCTATCCACACAACCGGGCCTGGGACACCTGGCAGCATCTCTACACCTGGTATCAGGGGCTCAAACGCATGGCGGTTGATGTGGTCTTTCTCCAGCCGGATGACACCTTCGATCCCGAAGAAACGCCCTTCCTGGTGGTTCCGTCTTACCAGATGATGAGCCGTGAGCTGATTGATAAACTGGAGCGTTATGCCAAGCAAGGTGGCCACTTGATCATGAGCACCCGCTCCGGGCTCAAGGACGACCGGGGACACCTTTGGGAGGCCAAAAAACAAGAGCCTGTCTGGCCGCTGGTCGGAGGCGAGATTCCGTTTTACGACCACCTGCCCGCGAATCGGCCCGGTACGGTTGCGTTTGAAGGTGAGGCGTATCCCTGGCATCTTTGGGGCACCGTGGTCGAGCCGTATGCCGAGACCGAAGTCTGGGGCAGCTTTGCGGACCAGTTTTATGAGGGCAGTGCCGCCATTACGCATCAGGATTACGGCAAGGGCAGCAGCACTTACGTTGGCACCTGGTCTGAAGACTCGGAAATGGAATATGACGTCCTGCGTAAGCTCTACAGCCGTTACGCCGGAGACCTGCCCTTCGATCTGCCGCCTTACGTGTTCGCCGACTTCCGCGACGGGTTCTGGGTGGGCGTGAACTACACGGACCAAACCTATACCTTGCCGACTGCGAGACAGACGAAATTCGTCATTGGCGAAAAAGAACTTCCCCCGGGCGGTGTGTCCGTTTGGAAGGAATAA